The following proteins are co-located in the Doryrhamphus excisus isolate RoL2022-K1 chromosome 3, RoL_Dexc_1.0, whole genome shotgun sequence genome:
- the psmc2 gene encoding 26S proteasome regulatory subunit 7, translating to MPDYLGDDQRKTKEEDKDDSPIRALDEGDIALLKTYGQSTYSRQIKQVEDDIQQLLKKINELTGIKESDTGLAPPALWDLAADKQTLQSEQPLQVARCTKIINADSEDPKYIINVKQFAKFVVDLSDQVAPTDIEEGMRVGVDRNKYQIHIPLPPKIDPTVTMMQVEEKPDVTYSDVGGCKEQIEKLREVVETPLLHPERFVNLGIEPPKGVLLFGPPGTGKTLCARAVANRTDACFIRVIGSELVQKYVGEGARMVRELFEMARTKKACLIFFDEIDAIGGARFDDGAGGDNEVQRTMLELINQLDGFDPRGNIKVLMATNRPDTLDPALMRPGRLDRKIEFSLPDLEGRTHIFKIHARSMSVERDIRFELLARLCPNSTGAEIRSVCTEAGMFAIRARRKIATEKDFLEAVNKVIKSYAKFSATPRYMTYN from the exons ATGCCAGACTATTTAGGAGACGACCAGAGGAAAACAAAGGAAGAGGACAAGGATGACTCCCCAATTAGAG CTTTGGATGAAGGAGACATCGCTTTGCTGAAGACCTAT GGTCAAAGCACATATTCCAGACAGATAAAGCAAGTGGAAGATGACATCCAGCAGCTGCTTAAAAAGATCAATGAGCTTACAG GTATCAAGGAGTCAGACACGGGTCTGGCACCGCCGGCTCTCTGGGATCTTGCCGCTGACAAACAGACTCTTCAAAGTGAGCAGCCGCTCCAGGTTGCCAG ATGCACAAAGATCATCAACGCAGACTCTGAGGACCCAAAGTACATCATCAACGTGAAGCAGTTTGCCAAGTTTGTGGTGGACTTAAGCGATCAGGTGGCCCCGACTGACATCGAGGAGGGCATGAGAGTAGG TGTTGACAGAAACAAGTATCAGATCCACATCCCCCTGCCGCCTAAAATTGACCCAACCGTCACCATGATGCAG GTGGAGGAGAAGCCTGACGTTACATACAGTGATGTCGGTGGATGTAAGGAGCAGATTGAAAAACTGAGGGAAGTGGTTGAGACCCCCCTGCTGCAT CCGGAGCGCTTCGTCAATCTGGGCATCGAGCCTCCAAAAGGCGTTCTGCTGTTCGGGCCACCCGGTACCGGAAAGACCCTGTGCGCCCGCGCCGTGGCCAACCGCACCGACGCCTGCTTCATCAGAGTCATCGGCTCCGAGCTGGTGCAGAAGTACGTGGGAGAG GGCGCCCGCATGGTGCGTGAGCTCTTTGAGATGGCCAGGACCAAGAAGGCCTGTCTTATCTTCTTTGATGAAATCGATGCCATCGGAG GCGCACGGTTCGACGACGGCGCCGGTGGCGACAACGAGGTTCAGAGGACCATGCTGGAGCTCATCAACCAGCTGGACGGCTTCGACCCCCGCGGCAACATCAAAGTGCTAATGGCCACCAACAGACCCGACACCCTGGACCCGGCCCTGATGAGACCCGGACGCCTGGACAGAAAGATAGAGTTCAGCTTGCCGGATCTGGAG GGTCGCACACACATCTTCAAGATTCACGCTCGCTCCATGAGTGTCGAAAGAGATATTCGCTTCGAGCTGCTGGCTCGCCTTTGTCCCAACAGCACAG gtgctgAGATTCGCAGCGTGTGCACAGAAGCTGGCATGTTTGCCATCAGAGCTCGCAGGAAGATCGCCACAGAGAAAGACTTCCTGGAGGCCGTTAACAAAGTAATCAAGTCCTACGCCAAGTTCAGCGCCACACCCCGATACATGACCTACAATTAA
- the dnajc2 gene encoding dnaJ homolog subfamily C member 2 gives MLLEAVDGEGTTVFKAVAASVQVHVEPVGRWFEAYVKRQNRNASTSFQELEEEEESSEESDDEEFQLEEHPMLRTLDPKDWKNQDHYAVLGLPHLRYKATQKQIKAAHKAIVLKHHPDKRKAAGEQILEGDNDYFTCITKAIEVLSDPVKRRAFDSVDPTFDNSVPSKSEGKENFFQVFASVFERNSRWSTKKHVPRLGAMESSFEDVDNFYSFWYNFDSWREFSYLDEEEKEKAECRDERRWIEKQNRASRAQRKKEEMNRIRTLVDAAYSCDPRIKKFKDDEKARKESEKKAKAEAKKKEQEEKERVRQAELEAARLAKEKEEEEAKQAAQLAKKEKEIQKKAIKKERQKLRMTCKNWNYFADNEAENVKMMEEVEKLCDRLELTSLQSLNELLASASKEDSKLAVEKQVQEVNAQLQREKEAEFQAMQTARSAEQASGGGGGGGGSSGKGWNEEDLQLLIKAVNLFPAGTNARWEVIANYMNLHSTSGMKRTAKDVINKAKSLQRLDPLQKDDINRKAFEKFKKEHTSVPTTVDNAVPSERFEGPGGDGNAAPWTTEEQKLLEQALKTYPVSTPERWEKIAASVPGRNKKDCMKRYKELVEMVKAKKAAQEQVASKSKK, from the exons ATGTTACTAGAAGCGGTGGACGGGGAAGGAACGACTGTGTTCAAAGCTGTTGCCG CATCTGTGCAGGTTCATGTTGAGCCCGTGGGTCGCTGGTTTGAAGCCTACGTGAAGAGGCAAAACAGGAATGCGTCGACATCCTTTCAGGagctggaagaggaggaggagtcttCGGAGGAGTCAGATGATGAGGAGTTTCAGCTGGAGGAGCATCCGATGCTCCGAACGCTTGACCCAAAGGACTGGAAg AATCAAGATCACTACGCCGTCCTCGGTCTGCCGCACTTGAGGTATAAAGCCACTCAGAAACAGATCAAAGCTGCCC ACAAAGCCATTGTGTTGAAGCACCATCCTGACAAGAGGAAAGCTGCCGGAGAGCAGATTTTAGAAGGCGACAATGATTACTTCACATGTATAACTAAAG CTATAGAAGTCCTGTCCGACCCTGTGAAGAGACGAGCCTTTGACAGCGTAGATCCCACCTTTGACAATAGCGTCCCCTCCAAGAGCGAAGGCAAAGAAAACTTCTTCCAGGTGTTTGCTTCGGTTTTTGAGCGAAATTCCCGATGGTCCACCAAAAAGCACGTGCCCAGACTAGGAGCCATGGAGTCGTCCTTTGAAGATGTGGACAACTTCTACTCATTTTG GTACAATTTTGATTCATGGAGGGAATTCTCATACCTGGACgaagaagagaaagagaagGCCGAATG TCGAGACGAGAGGAGATGGATCGAAAAGCAGAATCGAGCCTCCAGAGCTCAGAGGAAAAAGGAGGAGATGAACAGAATACGAACACTAGTTG ACGCCGCCTACAGCTGTGATCCGAGAATAAAGAAGTTCAAAGACGACGAAAAAGCCAGGAAGGAATCGGAGAAGAAGGCAAAAGCCGAAGCCAAGAAGAAAGAGCAGGAAGAGAAGGAGCGT GTCCGGCAGGCGGAGCTGGAGGCGGCTCGTTTGGctaaagagaaagaagaagaagaggccaAGCAGGCTGCCCAATTAGCCAAGAAGGAGAAGGAAATTCAGAAGAAAGCCATCAAAAAGGAGCGTCAGAAGCTCAGGATGACCTGCAAG AACTGGAACTACTTTGCAGACAATGAAGCCGAAAACGTGAAGATGATGGAGGAGGTCGAGAAGCTCTGTGATAGGCTGGAGCTCACCAG CCTTCAGTCTCTCAATGAACTCTTGGCCTCAGCTTCGAAGGAGGACAGCAAACTAGCCGTAGAaaagcag GTGCAAGAGGTGAACGCTCAACTCCAGAGGGAGAAAGAGGCTGAATTCCAGGCCATGCAGACGGCTCGTAGCGCCGAGCAGGccagcggaggaggaggaggaggaggaggaagcagcgGGAAAGGCTGGAATGAGGAAGACCTCCAGCTGCTTATCAAGGCAGTCAATCTGTTTCCCGCCGGAACCAACGCCAG ATGGGAGGTCATTGCCAACTACATGAATTTGCACTCCACAAGCGGCATGAAAAGGACCGCCAAAGATGTCATCAACAAAGCTAAGAGTCTACAGCGGCTTG ACCCACTCCAGAAAGACGACATCAACAGAAAAGCCTTTGAGAAGTTCAAGAAGGAGCATACGAGTGTGCCGACCACTGTAGACAACGCTGTGCCCTCAGAGAGGTTTGAAG GCCCCGGTGGCGATGGAAACGCGGCCCCCTGGACCACAGAGGAACAGAAGCTTCTAGAGCAGGCCCTGAAAACCTACCCGGTCAGCACACCTGAACGCTGGGAGAAGATCGCCGCCTCCGTCCCGGGACGAAACAAGAAAGACTGTATGAAGAGGTATAAG GAACTGGTGGAGATGGTTAAAGCCAAGAAAGCCGCACAGGAGCAAGTGGCAAGCAAGAGTAAAAAATGA
- the pmpcb gene encoding mitochondrial-processing peptidase subunit beta: MATSIRLFTSPGICLLRRSLLEQNRLRRLTAGPHRLLATKAAHQVALNVPETKVTTLENGFRVASEDSGLSTCTVGLWIDAGSRYENERNNGTAHFLEHMAFKGTRKRSQLDLELEIENMGAHLNAYTSREQTVYYAKAFSKDLPRAVEILADIIQNSTLGEAEIERERGVILREMQEVETNLQEVVFDYLHATAYQSTALGRTILGPTENIKTINRGDLVEYITTHYKGPRVVLAAAGGVSHNELIDLAKYHFGKLLGRRESDAPTLPSCPFTGSEIRVCDDKMPLAHIAIAVEAVGWSHPDTIPLMVANTLIGNWDRSFGGGVNLSSKLAQMACQGNLCHSFQSFNTCYTDTGLWGLYMVCEAGTVKDMMHFTQKQWMSLCTSVGESEVARAKNLLKTNMLLHLDGSTPICEDIGRQMLCYSRRIPLHELEARIDAVDTSTIKDVCTKHIFNKAPAIAAVGPIEQLPDYNQICNGMFWMRP, translated from the exons ATGGCGACCTCCATACGTCTCTTCACATCTCCCGGAATATGTTTGTTACGCAGATCTTTGCTGGAGCAGAATCGTCTGCGCAGA CTCACCGCTGGACCGCACAGACTCTTGGCGACAAAGGCTGCTCACCAAGTGGCTTTAAATGTCCCTGAAACAAAAGTCACCACTTTAGAAAACGGGTTCCGTGTGGCTTCTGAGGACTCCGGGCTTTCAACGTGTACG GTGGGGCTCTGGATTGATGCCGGCAGTCGTTACGAGAATGAAAGAAATAACGGCACGGCGCATTTTCTGGAGCACATGGCGTTTAAG GGCACCAGGAAGCGGTCTCAGTTGGACCTGGAGTTGGAAATTGAGAACATGGGGGCACATCTAAATGCGTACACGTCTCGGGAGCAGACTGTGTACTATGCCAAGGCCTTCTCCAAGGATCTTCCAAGAG CTGTGGAGATCTTGGCCGACATCATCCAGAACAGCACATTAGGTGAAGCCGAGATCGAGAGGGAACGGGGTGTGATTCTCCGAGAGATGCAGGAAGTGGAGACTAATCTGCAGGAAGTGGTTTTCGATTACCTGCACGCCACCGCATACCAGTCCACGGCGCTGGGCAGGACCATCCTGGGTCCAACCGAGAATATCAA GACGATAAACAGAGGGGATCTGGTTGAGTACATCACCACACACTACAAGGGTCCGAGAGTAGTACTGGCTGCTGCTGGAG GAGTTTCTCACAATGAGCTCATTGATCTGGCCAAGTATCACTTTGGAAAGCTTCTCGGCAGGCGTGAGAGCGATGCCCCGACACTGCCGTCGTGTCCCTTCACAGGAAGTGAG ATTCGTGTATGTGATGACAAGATGCCGTTGGCTCATATCGCTATTGCTGTGGAGGCCGTTGGATGGTCACACCCCGACACCATCCCTCTCATGGTGGCAAACACGCTGATTGGAAACTGGGACCGCTCGTTTGGCGGAGGAGTC AATCTGTCCAGCAAACTGGCTCAGATGGCGTGTCAAGGAAACCTGTGCCACAGCTTCCAGTCCTTCAACACCTGCTACACCGACACGGGCCTGTGGGGGCTCTACATGGTGTGCGAGGCCGGCACCGTCAAAGACATGATGCACTTCACCCAGAAACAATG GATGTCGCTATGCACCAGCGTCGGCGAGAGCGAGGTGGCTCGAGCTAAAAATCTCCTCAAGACAAACATGTTACTGCACCTGGATG GATCCACCCCCATATGCGAGGACATTGGCAGGCAGATGTTGTGTTACAGTCGAAGGATACCTTTGCATGAGCTGGAGGCCCGAATTGAT GCGGTTGACACTTCCACCATCAAGGACGTATGCACCAAACATATCTTCAACAAAGCTCCTGCCATTGCAGCTGTTG GTCCAATTGAACAGCTTCCTGACTACAATCAGATTTGCAACGGGATGTTCTGGATGAGACCCTGA
- the phax gene encoding phosphorylated adapter RNA export protein has protein sequence MAHGGDVMGGDLEDGEISGSGSDSEMRTATVPPSRSSLPPAFSGQSFQNRGATFQSTVAYRNTGGESSDSDVDSSDEECGGWRGKRQKVSNTSVAQPVPNRIPVACALGSRKVNNIWGSVVQEQCQDAVAAELGVFGMDGEVSMSDRNVETYNYVLAQKIMEKERQKEQKDVSEVLDAQLEEYMSGNGRDAKRKRPAKERLGPRAEMDVKGRYDITEDDPEGKIVDEIVHRLQEPKKDLIERIVRIIGSKKAIELLCETATLEESGGVYTLDGSRRRTPGGVYLNLLKNTPSITRAQIREIFFEESQKEQKSKKSAQKRRRHLVAKKMKQAIGMLDLQEHDDVSRETFASDTNEALEALEEAAKEEDEEIQEDEAVGGEETPVVYNSVDLEVF, from the coding sequence ATGGCGCATGGTGGGGATGTTATGGGCGGTGACCTGGAAGATGGAGAGATCTCCGGCTCTGGATCCGATTCTGAAATGAGAACGGCCACGGTACCACCATCTCGATCCTCGCTACCTCCGGCTTTTAGCGGCCAGTCCTTCCAGAACAGAGGTGCTACTTTTCAGTCCACAGTTGCATACAGAAACACCGGTGGGGAGTCCAGTGACAGCGACGTGGACTCGTCTGATGAGGAATGTGGGGGTTGGAGGGGGAAACGTCAAAAAGTGTCGAACACAAGCGTCGCCCAACCGGTACCGAACCGCATACCTGTCGCATGCGCACTGGGGAGCCGTAAGGTAAACAACATTTGGGGCTCCGTAGTGCAGGAGCAGTGCCAGGATGCCGTCGCCGCAGAACTGGGCGTCTTCGGGATGGACGGTGAGGTTAGTATGTCTGACAGGAATGTGGAGACCTACAATTACGTCCTGGCTCAGAAGATCATGGAGAAGGAGCGTCAGAAAGAGCAAAAAGATGTAAGCGAAGTGCTGGATGCACAGTTGGAGGAGTACATGAGCGGGAATGGACGGGATGCAAAGAGGAAGAGGCCGGCGAAAGAGAGACTGGGTCCGAGAGCCGAGATGGACGTGAAAGGCCGATATGACATCACCGAAGACGACCCAGAAGGTAAAATAGTGGATGAGATTGTGCATAGATTACAAGAACCTAAAAAAGACCTGATAGAACGCATTGTGAGAATCATCGGGAGCAAAAAAGCCATCGAGCTGCTCTGTGAGACTGCAACGCTGGAAGAAAGCGGCGGCGTCTACACCCTGGATGGCAGCAGGCGACGCACACCCGGTGGCGTGTACTTAAACCTGTTGAAGAACACACCAAGCATCACCCGGGCCCAGATCAGAGAGATCTTCTTCGAGGAGAGCCAGAAAGAGCAAAAGAGCAAGAAGTCTGcccagaagaggaggaggcactTGGTGGCCAAGAAGATGAAGCAGGCCATCGGAATGCTGGACCTGCAGGAGCACGATGACGTCTCCAGGGAGACGTTCGCCAGCGACACCAACGAGGCCTTGGAGGCGCTTGAAGAAGCCGCaaaggaggaagacgaggagatCCAGGAGGACGAGGCTGTGGGCGGTGAGGAGACACCGGTGGTGTACAACTCTGTCGACTTGGAGGTCTTTTGA